In a single window of the Oryctolagus cuniculus chromosome 9, mOryCun1.1, whole genome shotgun sequence genome:
- the OXGR1 gene encoding LOW QUALITY PROTEIN: 2-oxoglutarate receptor 1 (The sequence of the model RefSeq protein was modified relative to this genomic sequence to represent the inferred CDS: inserted 1 base in 1 codon): MNEPLDELANASDFPGYAAAFGNCSDEKIPLKMQYLPVIYSIIFLVGFPGNAVAISTYVFKMRPWKSSTVIMLNLACTDLLYLTSLPFLIHYYASGENWIFGDFMCKFIRFSFHFNLYSGILFLTCFSIFRYVVIIHPMSCFSIHNTRWAVAACAVVWIISLVAVMPMTFLITSTTRTNRSACLDLTSSDDLTTIKWYNLILTATTFCLPLVIVTLCYATIIYTLTQGPQTQSSLKQKARRLTILLLLVFYICFLPFHILRVVRIESRLLSISCSVENHIHGAYIVSRPLAALNTFGNLLLYVVVSDNFQQAICSIVRCKASDELEQXRKVSSSNNP; this comes from the exons ATGAATGAGCCACTAGACGAGTTAGCAAATGCTTCTGATTTCCCCGGTTATGCAGCTGCTTTTGGAAATTGCTCTGATGAAAAAATCCCACTCAAGATGCAGTACCTCCCTGTTATTTACAGCATCATCTTCCTCGTGGGCTTTCCCGGGAACGCGGTAGCAATTTCCACATACGTCTTCAAGATGcggccctggaaaagcagcaccgTCATCATGCTGAACTTGGCCTGCACAGACCTCCTGTATCTAACCAGCCTCCCTTTCCTGATCCACTACTACGCCAGCGGTGAGAACTGGATCTTTGGAGATTTCATGTGCAAGTTCATTCGCTTCAGCTTCCACTTCAACCTGTACAGCGGCATCCTCTTCCTCACCTGTTTCAGCATCTTCCGCTATGTGGTAATCATTCACCCCATGAGCTGCTTCTCCATTCACAACACTCGATGGGCAGTGgctgcctgtgctgtggtgtggatcATATCCCTGGTAGCTGTCATGCCCATGACCTTCCTGATCACATCCACCACCAGGACCAATAGATCCGCCTGTCTTGACCTCACCAGTTCAGATGACCTGACCACTATCAAGTGGTACAATCTGATTTTGACTGCAACCACTTTCTGTCTCCCCTTGGTGATCGTGACGCTTTGCTATGCAACCATTATCTACACCCTGACCCAAGGGCCACAGACTCAGAGTTCCCTTAAGCAGAAAGCCCGAAGGCTAACCATTCTGCTGCTTCTTGtgttttatatatgttttttaCCCTTCCACATCTTGAGAGTCGTTAGGATCGAATCCCGCCTGCTTTCTATCAGCTGCTCTGTTGAGAATCACATCCATGGAGCCTACATTGTTTCTAGACCCCTGGCCGCCCTGAACACCTTTGGCAACCTATTACTCTATGTGGTGGTCAGTGACAACTTCCAGCAGGCCATCTGCTCAATAGTGAGATGCAAAGCAAGTGACGAACTTGAGC CAAGGAAAGTCAGTTCCTCAAACAACCCTTGA